The Collimonas fungivorans Ter331 genome has a segment encoding these proteins:
- the lplT gene encoding lysophospholipid transporter LplT, whose amino-acid sequence MNRGFYTIMAAQFFSSLADNALLIAAIALLAEMSSPGWMTPLLKLFFVLSYVLLAAFVGAFADSLPKGRVMFITNMIKIAGCLMMFTDVHPLIAYGVVGFGAAAYSPAKYGILTELLPAEKLVAANGWIEGLTMASIILGTVLGGALVSPHVVSILLQWHIPIFDWHLNTPTHAALIVIGILYIIATVFNLKIPDTGARYPHQQRRPSKLIVDFANCCAILWKDKLGQISLAVTTLFWGAGATLQFIVLKWAEKSLGMPLDKAAILQGVVAFGVAIGASAAARMIPLKKSLTVMPMGIVMGLVVMAMTVVHSVWVAYPLLIIIGALSGYFVVPMNALLQHRGHVLMSAGHSIAVQNFNENLSVLTMLVLYALMIKINLDVNIVILLFGSFVACIMFLIMRKHAANQREHDSLALIGEVKH is encoded by the coding sequence ATGAATCGCGGTTTTTACACCATCATGGCAGCGCAGTTTTTTTCTTCGCTGGCCGACAACGCCCTGCTTATAGCAGCAATCGCCTTGCTGGCGGAAATGTCCTCGCCGGGCTGGATGACGCCGCTGCTGAAACTGTTTTTTGTCCTGTCTTACGTGCTGTTGGCTGCTTTTGTCGGCGCTTTCGCCGATTCGCTGCCCAAGGGCCGGGTCATGTTCATCACCAACATGATCAAGATCGCCGGCTGCCTGATGATGTTCACCGACGTCCATCCGCTGATCGCCTACGGCGTGGTCGGCTTCGGCGCGGCCGCATATTCGCCGGCCAAATACGGCATCCTCACCGAATTGTTGCCCGCTGAAAAACTGGTGGCCGCCAACGGCTGGATCGAAGGCCTGACCATGGCTTCCATCATTCTCGGCACGGTCCTCGGCGGCGCCCTGGTCAGTCCCCACGTCGTCTCGATCTTGCTGCAGTGGCACATACCGATTTTCGACTGGCACCTGAACACGCCGACCCATGCGGCGTTGATAGTGATCGGCATCTTGTACATTATTGCGACCGTCTTCAACCTCAAAATCCCTGACACCGGCGCCCGCTATCCGCACCAGCAACGCCGGCCGAGCAAGCTGATCGTGGATTTCGCCAACTGTTGCGCGATCCTGTGGAAGGACAAGCTGGGGCAGATTTCCCTGGCCGTCACCACCCTGTTCTGGGGCGCCGGCGCCACCTTGCAGTTCATCGTATTGAAATGGGCCGAAAAATCGCTCGGCATGCCGCTCGACAAGGCTGCCATCCTGCAAGGCGTGGTAGCGTTCGGCGTGGCCATCGGCGCCAGCGCCGCGGCGCGCATGATCCCGCTGAAAAAATCGCTGACGGTAATGCCCATGGGCATCGTGATGGGCCTGGTCGTGATGGCCATGACCGTGGTGCACTCGGTGTGGGTGGCCTACCCCTTGCTGATCATCATCGGCGCGCTGTCAGGTTATTTCGTGGTGCCGATGAACGCGCTGCTGCAGCATCGCGGCCACGTGCTGATGAGCGCCGGCCATTCGATCGCGGTGCAGAATTTCAATGAAAACCTGTCGGTGCTGACCATGCTGGTGCTGTATGCGCTGATGATCAAGATCAACCTGGACGTGAATATCGTCATCCTGCTGTTCGGCTCGTTCGTCGCCTGCATCATGTTTCTCATCATGCGCAAGCATGCGGCCAACCAGCGCGAGCATGATTCGCTGGCCTTGATTGGCGAAGTCAAGCATTAG